From Rhodovastum atsumiense, a single genomic window includes:
- the aat gene encoding leucyl/phenylalanyl-tRNA--protein transferase: MSRRSFEVTPDLMLRAYRAGLFPMAETRRGDRLYWLDPEQRGVLPLEGFHLSRRLLRTALNGGFEVVADRDFPSTIAACAEAAPGREDTWINPEIERLFTDLHRLGHAHSIECRLHGCLVGGLYGVALGGAFFGESMFSRVRDASKVALVHLVARLRLGGFTLLDTQFVTSHLAQFGAIEIPRDAYKTLLAQAVDTPARWILEVDPGRLEAEMRLLAGRGGAGDEAGKD; the protein is encoded by the coding sequence ATGTCCCGCCGTTCCTTCGAGGTTACGCCGGATCTGATGCTGCGCGCCTATCGCGCCGGACTGTTTCCCATGGCGGAGACACGGCGGGGCGATCGACTGTACTGGCTCGATCCCGAACAACGCGGCGTGCTGCCACTTGAGGGATTCCACCTCTCGCGGCGACTGCTGCGCACCGCGCTCAACGGCGGGTTCGAGGTGGTGGCCGACCGCGACTTCCCCTCCACCATCGCCGCCTGCGCCGAGGCGGCGCCAGGGCGGGAAGACACCTGGATCAATCCGGAAATAGAACGGCTTTTCACCGATCTGCACCGGCTGGGACACGCCCATTCCATCGAGTGCCGGCTGCATGGCTGCCTGGTGGGCGGGCTCTATGGGGTCGCACTGGGCGGCGCGTTCTTCGGCGAGAGCATGTTCAGCCGGGTTCGGGATGCCTCCAAGGTCGCCCTGGTGCATCTGGTGGCACGGCTGCGGCTCGGCGGGTTCACCCTGCTCGACACCCAGTTCGTCACCAGCCACCTGGCCCAGTTCGGCGCGATCGAGATTCCCCGCGACGCCTACAAGACCTTGCTCGCCCAGGCGGTGGATACGCCGGCACGCTGGATCCTCGAGGTGGATCCAGGTCGGCTGGAGGCCGAGATGCGGCTTCTGGCCGGGCGTGGCGGGGCTGGGGACGAGGCCGGAAAGGACTGA
- a CDS encoding PepSY domain-containing protein produces MFRRSFLLALLAAASPARAQDDSDSARARAALRRGEIRPLADLLDMVEARYDGRVIETELEQRHERWIYEFKLLPQSGRMCKVIVDAATGEVIATRGPARERR; encoded by the coding sequence ATGTTCCGTCGCTCTTTTCTCCTGGCCCTGCTGGCGGCAGCTTCTCCGGCCCGTGCGCAGGACGACAGCGATTCCGCCCGGGCCCGTGCCGCGCTGCGTCGCGGCGAGATCCGTCCGCTGGCCGACCTGCTCGACATGGTGGAGGCGCGCTACGACGGTCGCGTCATCGAGACCGAGCTGGAGCAGAGGCATGAGCGCTGGATCTACGAGTTCAAGCTGCTGCCGCAGAGCGGCCGGATGTGCAAGGTGATCGTCGACGCCGCCACCGGCGAGGTGATCGCGACCCGTGGGCCGGCGCGGGAGCGACGCTGA
- a CDS encoding protein-methionine-sulfoxide reductase heme-binding subunit MsrQ, whose amino-acid sequence MNAKTRMAALAVWRDHAGRFSWLKAVVLGLVLCPGAELAVLWATQGLGPRPVTEVLHGLGEWTVWFLLLTLAVTPARTVFDWPRVVQLRRLLGLATAAYALAHLTLFCVDQKWRLGTVVTEIALRFYLAIGCAALVMLLVLAATSTDGWQKRLGRDWKRLHRLVFVLLPLALWHYFLQSKADVGPAVLATGAASWLVLWRVAPRPWRGRFWLLPLLALVAGGVAAGIEAAWYALANGAQAGRVLAANLDIAFGPRPAVQVAIWGGVVVVLALARRVGRRLGGARRPRGAGPLGAATPGE is encoded by the coding sequence ATGAACGCGAAGACGCGGATGGCGGCGCTGGCGGTGTGGCGGGACCATGCCGGGCGGTTTTCCTGGCTCAAGGCCGTGGTGCTGGGGCTGGTGCTCTGTCCGGGCGCCGAGCTGGCGGTGCTCTGGGCGACGCAGGGCCTCGGCCCGCGGCCGGTCACCGAGGTGCTGCACGGCCTGGGCGAGTGGACGGTGTGGTTCCTGCTGCTCACCCTGGCGGTGACGCCGGCGCGCACGGTGTTCGACTGGCCGCGTGTCGTGCAACTGCGCCGCCTGCTCGGTCTTGCCACCGCCGCCTATGCGCTCGCGCATCTGACGCTGTTCTGCGTCGACCAGAAATGGCGGCTCGGCACCGTTGTCACCGAGATCGCGCTGCGCTTCTACCTGGCGATCGGCTGCGCCGCCCTGGTGATGCTGCTGGTCCTCGCCGCCACCTCCACCGATGGCTGGCAGAAGCGGCTGGGACGGGACTGGAAGCGGCTGCATCGCCTGGTCTTCGTGCTGCTGCCGCTGGCGCTGTGGCACTATTTCCTGCAATCCAAGGCCGATGTCGGCCCGGCGGTGCTGGCCACCGGCGCCGCGTCCTGGCTGGTGCTGTGGCGGGTGGCGCCGCGCCCCTGGCGGGGGCGGTTCTGGCTGCTGCCCCTGCTGGCGCTGGTGGCAGGCGGCGTGGCGGCCGGGATCGAGGCGGCATGGTACGCGCTCGCCAACGGCGCGCAGGCCGGGCGCGTCCTGGCTGCCAATCTGGATATTGCCTTCGGGCCACGGCCGGCGGTGCAGGTGGCGATCTGGGGAGGCGTGGTGGTCGTGCTCGCACTGGCGCGGCGGGTCGGCCGGCGTCTGGGTGGGGCGCGCCGGCCTCGCGGGGCCGGGCCGCTCGGGGCGGCTACGCCGGGGGAATGA
- the glgB gene encoding 1,4-alpha-glucan branching protein GlgB, translated as MTSGACLSFPSSTQAGSAAWHAAEPDVIALVAGRHGDPFAVLGPHRTPAGVALRAFVPGAEEVEALLPGQRSPVKLQLRHEAGFFEAKLPGNPPDPGYRLRARNAQATWEFIDPYAFEPILGPLDDHLLVEGTHRSLYERLGAHVLTHQGVEGVHFAVWAPNAAVVSVVADFNFWDGRRNPMRKRIDSGLWEIFIPSLGEGSAYKFRILSRDGVEMPLKADPFGFSAELRPATASVVARTDHFTWTDDAYLQARHRLDPRRAPISAYEVHLGSWRRGPDGRFLTWDELADTLVPYAADLGFTHLELLPITEHPLDASWGYQPVGMFAVTRRFGPPEGFARFVDRAHAAGLGVILDWVPAHFPTDEHGLGWFDGSPLYEHADPRRGRHEEWGTAIFDYGRREVSAYLIASALYWLDRFHVDGLRVDAVASMLYLDYSRRPGEWLPNPDGSNDNKDAVAFLQRMNAAVYGAHPGAFTAAEESTAWAGVTLPTDVGGLGFGLKWNMGWMHDTLDYMSLEPVHRAWHHDRITFGLLYAHSENFVLPLSHDEVVHGKRSILGRMPGDDWQRFANLRSLYAMMWSYPGKKLLFMGQEFGQWREWDHAGQLDWNLLDYPFHVGVQKLIRDLNRHYRAVAALHARDCEGEGFRWLVVDDNTQSVFAWARLAPNAPPLVCIANLTPVPRSGYRVGLPLPGRWREVLNTDATDYGGSGVGNLGFVEAEEQSAHGMPASAELTLPPLATLWIVPDPD; from the coding sequence ATGACATCTGGCGCGTGCCTGTCCTTCCCCAGTAGCACGCAGGCCGGTTCGGCAGCGTGGCATGCTGCCGAGCCCGATGTCATTGCCCTGGTCGCCGGGCGACATGGCGATCCCTTCGCCGTCCTGGGCCCGCACCGCACCCCCGCAGGGGTGGCGCTGCGGGCCTTCGTCCCCGGGGCGGAAGAGGTCGAGGCGTTGCTGCCGGGCCAGCGCAGCCCGGTGAAGCTGCAATTGCGCCACGAGGCGGGCTTCTTCGAGGCGAAGCTGCCGGGCAACCCTCCGGACCCCGGCTACCGGCTGCGTGCGAGGAACGCCCAGGCCACCTGGGAGTTCATCGATCCCTATGCGTTCGAGCCCATCCTTGGGCCGCTCGATGACCATCTCCTGGTCGAAGGCACGCATCGCAGCCTCTATGAGCGCCTCGGCGCGCATGTGCTGACCCACCAGGGCGTCGAGGGCGTGCATTTCGCGGTCTGGGCCCCGAACGCCGCCGTGGTGTCGGTGGTGGCGGATTTCAATTTCTGGGACGGCCGCCGCAACCCGATGCGGAAACGTATCGACAGCGGGTTGTGGGAGATCTTCATCCCCAGCCTGGGCGAAGGATCGGCCTACAAGTTCCGCATCCTCTCGCGCGACGGCGTGGAAATGCCGCTGAAGGCCGATCCTTTCGGCTTCTCGGCCGAATTGCGTCCGGCCACCGCCTCGGTGGTGGCGCGCACCGATCATTTCACCTGGACCGACGACGCCTATCTGCAGGCGCGTCACCGGCTCGATCCGCGGCGCGCGCCGATCTCGGCGTATGAAGTGCATCTTGGCTCGTGGCGGCGCGGCCCGGACGGACGCTTCCTGACCTGGGACGAACTGGCCGACACGCTGGTGCCCTATGCCGCGGATCTCGGCTTCACCCATCTGGAACTGCTGCCGATCACCGAGCACCCGCTCGATGCCTCCTGGGGCTACCAGCCGGTCGGCATGTTCGCGGTCACGCGCCGCTTCGGCCCGCCCGAGGGTTTCGCCCGTTTCGTCGATCGCGCCCATGCCGCCGGCCTCGGTGTGATCCTCGACTGGGTGCCGGCGCATTTCCCCACCGACGAACACGGCCTTGGCTGGTTCGATGGTTCGCCATTGTATGAACATGCCGATCCGCGCCGGGGGCGGCACGAGGAATGGGGCACGGCGATCTTCGATTATGGCCGGCGCGAGGTGTCCGCCTACCTGATCGCGAGCGCGCTCTACTGGCTCGACCGTTTCCATGTGGATGGGCTGCGGGTCGATGCCGTGGCCTCGATGCTGTATCTCGACTATTCGCGCCGGCCGGGTGAATGGCTGCCCAATCCGGACGGGTCGAACGACAACAAGGATGCCGTCGCCTTCCTGCAGCGCATGAACGCCGCGGTCTATGGCGCCCATCCGGGGGCCTTTACGGCGGCCGAGGAATCCACTGCCTGGGCCGGCGTCACCCTGCCCACCGATGTCGGCGGACTGGGCTTCGGCCTGAAGTGGAACATGGGCTGGATGCACGACACGCTGGACTACATGTCGCTCGAGCCCGTGCATCGTGCCTGGCATCACGACCGCATCACCTTCGGCCTGCTCTACGCCCATAGCGAGAACTTCGTGCTGCCGCTCTCGCATGACGAGGTGGTGCACGGGAAACGCTCGATCCTCGGCCGCATGCCCGGCGATGACTGGCAGCGCTTCGCCAATCTGCGGTCGCTGTATGCGATGATGTGGAGCTATCCCGGCAAGAAGCTGCTGTTCATGGGCCAGGAATTCGGCCAGTGGCGCGAATGGGACCATGCCGGCCAGCTCGACTGGAACCTGCTGGACTATCCGTTCCATGTCGGGGTGCAGAAGCTGATCCGCGACCTCAACCGGCATTATCGCGCCGTCGCCGCGCTGCATGCGCGCGATTGCGAGGGCGAGGGATTCCGCTGGCTGGTGGTGGACGACAACACCCAGTCCGTGTTTGCCTGGGCACGCCTGGCGCCGAATGCCCCGCCGCTGGTCTGCATCGCCAATCTCACGCCGGTGCCGCGTTCCGGCTATCGGGTGGGCCTGCCGCTGCCGGGCCGCTGGCGCGAGGTTTTGAACACCGACGCAACGGACTATGGTGGTTCCGGGGTCGGGAATCTCGGCTTCGTTGAGGCGGAGGAGCAAAGCGCGCATGGGATGCCAGCCTCGGCGGAACTGACGCTTCCACCGCTCGCGACATTGTGGATTGTCCCTGACCCGGACTAG
- a CDS encoding NUDIX domain-containing protein: MDTVNLGWRIFYRFGFRLARLAWWVWRPAHAGALVALWHEGRLLAVRLSYRPGLNLPGGGVHRGEDPCAAACRELEEELGLVLPAEALVLAYEKRAPWDFRKEHVRVFEARLAAVPPLRPDRREVTAAGFFHPAQVLAEATSPFVRGYVAQALARRERPDGDPLPHHAAVASGAAASP, encoded by the coding sequence ATGGACACGGTCAATCTGGGGTGGCGGATCTTCTACCGGTTCGGGTTCCGGCTGGCGCGCCTGGCCTGGTGGGTGTGGCGGCCGGCGCATGCGGGCGCGCTGGTGGCGCTGTGGCATGAGGGCAGGCTGCTGGCGGTGCGGCTGAGCTACCGGCCCGGCCTGAACCTGCCGGGCGGCGGCGTCCATCGCGGCGAGGATCCCTGCGCGGCGGCCTGCCGCGAGCTGGAGGAGGAACTCGGCCTGGTGCTGCCCGCCGAGGCGCTGGTGCTGGCCTATGAAAAGCGCGCCCCCTGGGATTTCCGCAAGGAACATGTGCGGGTCTTCGAGGCCCGGCTGGCGGCGGTGCCGCCGTTGCGGCCCGACCGGCGCGAGGTTACCGCGGCCGGGTTCTTCCACCCCGCGCAGGTGCTGGCCGAGGCGACCTCCCCCTTCGTGCGCGGCTATGTCGCGCAGGCGCTGGCACGGCGGGAGCGGCCGGACGGTGATCCGCTGCCCCATCACGCGGCCGTGGCGAGCGGGGCCGCGGCCTCGCCGTGA
- a CDS encoding glycogen/starch/alpha-glucan phosphorylase yields MNDQPHSANVTLPRDEDVGRLRAAILEKLAYTIGKRRVTANDHDWFVATALAVRDRVVDGWMASIEQAYRQEERRVYYLSLEFLVGRLLFDNMQGLGLTETVRAALSGLGVDLDRLAQLEPDAALGNGGLGRLAACYMESMASVGIPAHGYGIRYEHGLFRQVIVNGWQHEYPEEWLSAGNPWEFHRPEVVHEIGFGGTVHAVPVAGHMVRQVWHPAEKIEAVAYDTPVVGWRGRRVNTLRLWSARPADPLRLDTFNLGDHAGALVDQIRAESISKVLYPSDESLAGQELRLRQEYFFASASLQDLVRRHVGASGDIRTLPDKVAIQLNDTHPAIGVAEMMRILVDLHDIPWDEAWRMTQAIFCYTNHTLLPEALESWPVVLMERLLPRHMQIIYLINALHLDRVRAAAPGDEAVLSRVSLIEENHDRRVRMGHLAFVGSRRINGVSALHTDLLKETVFHDLNTLLPGRIVNKTNGITFRRWLQQANPRLTGLLVDTIGPDVLDRPEIALERLEPLAEDAGFRRDFAAARRANKQALATLIRERLELRVDPDAMFDVHIKRIHEYKRQLLNILETIALYYSIRAQPTRDWAPRVKIFAGKAAASYHRAKLIIKLAHDVARVVNTDPTVRDRLKVVFLPNYGVSLAESIIPAADLSEQISTAGMEASGTGNMKLALNGSLTIATLDGANVELREHVGEDNIFIFGLTTEEVEARRRQGISAEAAIAASPRLAEVLGAIESGLFSPDERDRYRDLVSTLRHHDHFMVCADFESYCQMQSYLHGLWREPEAWWRKSILNVARVGWFSSDRAIREYADDIWRVPVLPQ; encoded by the coding sequence ATGAATGATCAGCCCCATTCCGCCAACGTCACTCTCCCGCGTGACGAGGATGTCGGCCGCCTGCGTGCCGCGATCCTGGAGAAGCTTGCCTATACCATAGGCAAACGGCGTGTGACCGCCAATGACCATGACTGGTTTGTCGCCACCGCGCTCGCCGTGCGCGACCGCGTCGTGGATGGCTGGATGGCCAGCATCGAGCAGGCCTACCGGCAGGAAGAACGGCGTGTCTACTACCTGTCACTCGAATTCCTGGTCGGCCGCCTGCTGTTCGACAACATGCAGGGGCTCGGCCTGACCGAGACCGTGCGCGCGGCGCTGTCCGGGCTTGGCGTGGACCTCGACCGCCTCGCCCAGCTCGAGCCCGATGCGGCGCTGGGCAATGGCGGCCTGGGCCGTCTTGCCGCCTGCTACATGGAAAGCATGGCCTCGGTGGGCATTCCCGCCCATGGCTACGGCATCCGCTACGAACACGGGCTGTTTCGCCAGGTCATCGTCAATGGCTGGCAGCACGAATATCCCGAGGAGTGGCTCTCCGCCGGCAATCCCTGGGAGTTCCACCGCCCGGAGGTGGTGCACGAGATCGGTTTCGGCGGCACGGTGCATGCCGTCCCGGTGGCCGGCCACATGGTGCGCCAGGTCTGGCATCCGGCCGAGAAGATCGAGGCGGTGGCTTACGATACGCCCGTGGTGGGCTGGCGCGGCCGACGCGTCAACACGCTGCGGCTGTGGTCGGCACGGCCGGCCGATCCGCTGCGGCTCGATACCTTCAACCTCGGCGATCACGCCGGCGCGCTGGTTGACCAGATCCGCGCCGAATCAATCTCGAAGGTGCTTTATCCGAGCGACGAGAGCCTGGCCGGCCAGGAATTGCGGCTGCGGCAGGAATACTTCTTCGCCTCCGCCTCGTTGCAGGATCTGGTGCGGCGGCATGTCGGTGCATCCGGCGACATCCGCACCCTGCCCGACAAGGTGGCGATCCAGCTGAACGACACCCATCCGGCGATCGGCGTCGCCGAGATGATGCGCATCCTGGTCGATCTGCACGACATCCCCTGGGATGAGGCGTGGCGGATGACGCAGGCGATCTTCTGCTACACCAATCACACCCTGTTGCCGGAGGCGCTGGAAAGCTGGCCGGTGGTGCTGATGGAGCGGCTGCTGCCGCGCCACATGCAGATCATCTACCTGATCAACGCCCTGCATCTCGACCGCGTCCGCGCCGCCGCCCCCGGCGACGAGGCGGTGCTCTCGCGGGTCTCGCTGATCGAGGAGAACCACGACCGGCGCGTGCGCATGGGCCATCTCGCCTTCGTCGGCTCGCGCCGCATCAACGGCGTGTCGGCGCTGCACACCGATCTGCTGAAGGAAACGGTCTTCCACGATCTCAACACGCTGCTGCCCGGGCGGATCGTCAACAAGACCAACGGCATCACCTTCCGCCGCTGGCTGCAGCAGGCCAATCCGCGGCTGACCGGTCTGCTGGTGGACACGATCGGCCCGGACGTGCTGGACCGGCCCGAGATCGCGCTGGAACGGCTGGAGCCGCTGGCCGAGGATGCCGGCTTCCGCCGCGACTTCGCCGCTGCCCGGCGCGCCAACAAGCAGGCGCTGGCTACGCTGATCCGCGAAAGGCTGGAGCTGCGGGTCGATCCGGATGCGATGTTCGACGTGCACATCAAGCGCATCCACGAGTACAAGCGCCAGCTGCTGAACATCCTCGAAACCATCGCGCTCTATTATTCCATCCGCGCGCAGCCGACGCGCGACTGGGCGCCACGGGTGAAGATCTTCGCGGGCAAGGCGGCGGCGAGCTATCACCGGGCCAAGCTGATCATCAAGCTCGCCCATGACGTGGCCCGCGTCGTCAACACCGATCCCACGGTGCGCGACCGGCTCAAGGTGGTGTTCCTGCCCAATTACGGTGTCAGCCTGGCCGAGTCGATCATCCCGGCGGCCGATCTTTCCGAGCAGATCTCCACGGCGGGCATGGAGGCCTCGGGCACCGGCAACATGAAGCTTGCGTTAAATGGCTCGCTGACCATCGCCACGCTCGACGGTGCCAATGTCGAGCTGCGCGAGCATGTGGGCGAGGACAATATCTTCATCTTCGGCCTCACCACCGAGGAAGTGGAGGCACGGCGGCGCCAGGGCATCAGCGCCGAAGCGGCGATCGCCGCCTCGCCGCGGCTGGCCGAGGTGCTGGGCGCGATCGAATCCGGCCTGTTCTCCCCGGATGAACGTGATCGCTACCGCGATCTGGTGTCGACTCTGCGCCATCACGACCACTTCATGGTCTGCGCGGATTTCGAATCATATTGCCAGATGCAATCATACCTGCATGGTCTTTGGCGCGAGCCTGAGGCATGGTGGCGCAAGAGTATCTTGAATGTGGCCCGGGTCGGGTGGTTTTCCTCCGACCGGGCAATCCGGGAGTATGCGGATGACATCTGGCGCGTGCCTGTCCTTCCCCAGTAG
- a CDS encoding sensor histidine kinase — protein MIRKLTRVVPASLTARLSLLTCAWVACGLVAAWLLVSGQAAAYIERAFDERLTGLLDAVVAGTDLNADGTPVMRGLVSEPRFDRPFSGVYWQIEGPGGRMATSRSLWDQILPRETVPHDEVLMRKVPGPAGQHLRIAERDIALAEEGGRLRVLVAMAHDETYHEIRRLRGGLAVGFALLGAGLVVGTALQVSLLLAPLRRLRRAVADLRAGQRGRLELTAGAEVQPLIGEIDALVAQNRATVERARGHIGNLAHALRTDLAVMRNALEAPDGTDLALIRHQLAATERLVQHHLARARTAALTGATAEDVPVRAVVEELSVVLRRLFAARGMQIRVDGDGELRARCERQDLAEMLGNLMENACKWGRTLVTVTVAYAPAQVLVEVSDDGPGLPEQEIPQALSRGGRLDEAAPGTGLGLAIVADLALLYGGALSLGRATLGGLRAGLSLPAAPAIGTPRRPGGEN, from the coding sequence GTGATCCGGAAGTTGACGCGGGTGGTTCCTGCGTCGCTGACCGCGCGCCTGTCGCTGCTCACCTGCGCCTGGGTCGCCTGCGGGCTGGTTGCCGCCTGGCTGCTGGTTTCCGGTCAGGCCGCCGCCTATATCGAGCGCGCCTTCGACGAGCGCCTGACCGGCCTGCTGGACGCGGTGGTGGCGGGGACGGACCTGAATGCCGACGGCACGCCGGTGATGCGCGGCCTGGTGTCGGAGCCGCGCTTCGACCGGCCGTTTTCCGGCGTGTACTGGCAGATCGAGGGGCCGGGCGGGCGGATGGCCACCTCGCGCTCGCTGTGGGACCAGATCCTGCCGCGCGAGACGGTGCCGCATGACGAGGTGCTGATGCGCAAGGTGCCTGGCCCGGCCGGCCAGCATCTGCGCATCGCCGAGCGCGACATCGCCCTCGCCGAGGAAGGCGGCCGCCTGCGGGTGCTGGTGGCGATGGCGCATGACGAGACCTATCACGAGATCCGGCGGCTGCGCGGCGGGCTCGCGGTCGGCTTTGCCCTGCTCGGGGCGGGGCTGGTGGTGGGCACGGCGTTGCAGGTATCGTTGCTGCTGGCCCCGCTGCGCCGGTTGCGCCGCGCCGTCGCCGACCTGCGCGCCGGCCAGCGCGGCCGGCTGGAACTCACCGCCGGGGCGGAGGTGCAGCCGCTGATCGGCGAAATCGACGCATTGGTGGCGCAGAACCGGGCTACGGTCGAACGCGCGCGCGGCCATATCGGCAATCTGGCGCATGCGCTGCGCACCGATCTCGCGGTGATGCGCAACGCGTTGGAAGCACCTGACGGTACGGATCTTGCTTTAATTCGTCATCAGCTCGCTGCCACCGAGCGCCTCGTCCAGCATCACCTGGCCCGCGCCCGCACCGCGGCGCTGACCGGGGCAACCGCCGAGGACGTGCCTGTGCGCGCGGTGGTAGAAGAACTTTCGGTTGTACTGCGACGCCTGTTTGCCGCCCGTGGGATGCAGATCAGGGTCGACGGGGATGGAGAGTTGCGCGCCCGGTGCGAACGGCAGGATCTGGCGGAGATGCTGGGCAACCTGATGGAGAATGCCTGCAAATGGGGCCGCACTTTGGTGACGGTAACAGTGGCATACGCACCCGCACAGGTGCTAGTCGAGGTATCCGACGACGGGCCCGGCCTTCCGGAGCAGGAGATCCCGCAAGCATTGTCCCGCGGTGGCCGGTTGGACGAGGCTGCCCCTGGCACCGGCCTCGGACTGGCCATCGTCGCGGATCTCGCCTTGCTCTATGGCGGTGCCCTCAGCCTGGGCCGTGCCACGCTCGGAGGTTTGCGGGCGGGGCTTTCCTTGCCGGCTGCACCTGCGATCGGAACGCCGCGCCGTCCGGGCGGTGAAAATTGA
- a CDS encoding agmatinase yields MTDDARLAALRARYADARSDQTDDPDFRKAIGLAFTGENRRSLPFAGVSTLLGAPFRPEAPDLPDFGGLQVALVGVPTDLGVTNRSGSRFGPRAVRAVERVGPFNHALRVTPLAERRAADIGDVPFRGRFSLEDNIADIAGFYARLAAAGVVPLSVGGDHSITGPILGALGRDRPVGLVHIDAHCDTSGPQEGTRFHHGGPFRQAVLEGVLDPARTIQIGIRGSAEMLYEFSYVSGMTVIHAEDVDTMGIDAVAAKAREVVGDQPFYISFDVDGLDPAFCPGTGTPEVGGLTPREAQRILRALVGLRVIGGDVVEVAPQYDPTTVTAQVAAQMLFEMFSLVALAP; encoded by the coding sequence ATGACCGACGATGCCAGGCTGGCGGCGCTGCGCGCGCGCTATGCCGATGCCCGCAGCGACCAGACGGATGATCCTGATTTCCGCAAGGCGATCGGCCTGGCCTTCACCGGCGAGAACCGCCGCAGCCTGCCCTTTGCCGGCGTCTCGACCCTGCTTGGCGCGCCGTTCCGGCCGGAAGCGCCGGATCTGCCAGATTTCGGCGGGCTGCAGGTGGCCCTGGTCGGTGTGCCGACCGATCTGGGCGTCACCAACCGCTCGGGCTCCCGGTTTGGCCCGCGCGCCGTGCGCGCCGTCGAGCGGGTCGGCCCGTTCAACCACGCCCTGCGCGTCACGCCGCTGGCGGAACGGCGGGCCGCCGATATCGGCGACGTGCCGTTCCGCGGGCGCTTCAGCCTCGAGGACAACATCGCCGACATCGCCGGCTTCTATGCGCGCCTCGCCGCCGCTGGGGTGGTGCCGCTGTCGGTGGGGGGCGACCATTCCATCACCGGGCCGATCCTGGGGGCGCTCGGGCGCGACCGCCCGGTGGGGCTGGTGCATATCGACGCCCATTGCGACACCTCCGGGCCGCAGGAGGGTACCCGGTTCCACCATGGCGGACCGTTCCGGCAGGCGGTGCTGGAGGGCGTGCTCGATCCCGCGCGCACCATCCAGATCGGCATCCGCGGCTCGGCCGAGATGCTCTACGAGTTTTCCTACGTCTCCGGCATGACGGTGATCCATGCCGAGGATGTCGACACCATGGGCATCGATGCCGTGGCGGCGAAGGCGCGGGAGGTGGTGGGGGACCAGCCCTTCTATATTTCTTTCGACGTCGACGGGCTCGATCCGGCGTTCTGCCCGGGCACCGGCACGCCGGAGGTGGGCGGGCTGACCCCGCGCGAGGCCCAGCGGATCCTGCGCGCGCTTGTCGGGTTGCGCGTGATCGGTGGCGACGTGGTGGAAGTGGCGCCCCAATACGATCCCACAACCGTGACGGCGCAGGTCGCCGCCCAGATGCTGTTCGAGATGTTTTCCCTCGTCGCGCTGGCGCCATAA
- a CDS encoding response regulator transcription factor, with product MRVLVVEDNAALAGQTRGALTQAGFAVDLAPDGEEGQFLGETETYDAVVLDLGLPKLDGLSVLRRWRASGRAMPVLILTARGTWTEKVEGLNAGADDYLAKPFAMAELVARLHALIRRAHGHAQPEIACGPLRIDIAGQAVTLEGMPVRLTAMEFRLLECLAHHLGRPVSKTHLTEHLYAQDFDRDSNTIEVIVGRLRRKLGDPLIETVRGQGYRLVPPLAAG from the coding sequence ATGCGCGTGCTGGTGGTCGAGGACAATGCCGCGCTCGCCGGGCAGACCCGGGGCGCGCTGACGCAGGCCGGCTTCGCCGTGGACCTCGCGCCGGACGGGGAGGAAGGCCAGTTCCTGGGTGAAACCGAGACCTACGACGCCGTGGTGCTCGACCTGGGCCTGCCGAAGCTGGACGGGCTGTCGGTGCTGCGTCGCTGGCGCGCGTCCGGCCGGGCCATGCCGGTGCTGATCCTGACGGCGCGCGGCACCTGGACGGAGAAGGTGGAAGGGTTGAATGCCGGCGCCGATGATTATCTCGCCAAGCCCTTCGCCATGGCCGAGCTGGTGGCGCGGCTGCATGCGCTGATCCGTCGTGCCCATGGCCATGCCCAGCCCGAGATCGCCTGCGGGCCCTTGCGCATCGACATCGCCGGCCAGGCGGTCACGCTGGAGGGGATGCCGGTCCGCCTGACCGCCATGGAGTTCCGCCTGCTCGAATGCCTCGCGCACCATCTCGGCCGGCCGGTTTCCAAGACCCATCTGACCGAGCACCTGTACGCCCAGGATTTCGACCGGGATTCCAATACGATCGAGGTCATCGTCGGACGCCTGCGGCGCAAGCTCGGCGACCCGCTGATCGAGACGGTGCGCGGCCAGGGCTACCGGCTGGTGCCGCCCCTCGCCGCCGGGTGA